From the Hymenobacter yonginensis genome, one window contains:
- a CDS encoding diacylglycerol kinase family protein, giving the protein MASPERPPRRFPAVLRRRAASFGYALRGVAAALRTEVHLQFHAAATVAVLGLGWYLELARWEWALVVLAVGLVWSLELLNTAVEAVVNLVSPEYHPLAGRAKDVAAGAVLAGAIAAAAVGALVFGPRLWALL; this is encoded by the coding sequence GTGGCTAGCCCGGAGCGGCCGCCGCGGCGGTTTCCGGCGGTGCTGCGGCGCCGGGCCGCTAGCTTCGGCTATGCGCTGCGGGGTGTGGCGGCGGCGCTGCGCACGGAGGTGCATCTGCAGTTTCATGCGGCCGCCACCGTAGCGGTGCTGGGGCTGGGCTGGTATCTGGAGCTGGCGCGCTGGGAATGGGCGCTGGTGGTACTGGCCGTGGGGCTGGTCTGGAGCCTGGAGCTGTTGAATACCGCCGTGGAGGCCGTTGTGAACCTGGTGTCGCCGGAGTACCACCCGCTGGCCGGCCGAGCCAAGGACGTGGCCGCCGGCGCCGTGCTGGCCGGAGCCATAGCCGCCGCAGCAGTGGGCGCGCTAGTATTTGGCCCGCGCTTGTGGGCGTTATTGTGA
- the fumC gene encoding class II fumarate hydratase — protein MTQFRTEKDTMGTVQVPADAYYGAQTQRSIDNFQIAQDINRMPKEIIRAFAYLKKAAALTNRDAGILPADKAELIGRVCDEILDGKLDKEFPLVVWQTGSGTQSNMNVNEVVAYRGHVLQGGSLSDEKKVLAPNDDVNKSQSSNDTFPTAMHIAAYKILVETTIPGIEKLRDTLKQKSEQFMHIVKIGRTHLMDATPLTVGQEFSGYVSQLDHGLRAIKNTLAHLSELALGGTAVGTGINTPAGYSENVAKHIADLTGLPFITAENKFEALAAHDAIVEAHGALKTVAASLMKIGNDIRLLASGPRAGIGELHIPDNEPGSSIMPGKVNPTQCEAMTMVAAQVMGNDVAINIGGMNGHFELNVFKPVMIYNFLHSARLIGDVCVSFNDKCAVGIEPLEANIKKHVDSSLMLVTALNPHIGYYKAAEIAQTAHKNGSTLKETALQLGYLTEEQFNEWLKPEDMVGEIKK, from the coding sequence ATGACGCAGTTCCGCACCGAGAAAGACACCATGGGCACCGTGCAGGTGCCGGCCGACGCCTACTACGGCGCCCAGACCCAGCGCAGCATCGACAACTTCCAGATTGCCCAGGACATCAACCGGATGCCCAAGGAAATCATCCGCGCCTTCGCCTACCTCAAGAAAGCTGCCGCCCTCACCAACCGCGACGCCGGCATCCTGCCTGCCGACAAAGCCGAGCTGATTGGCCGCGTGTGCGACGAAATCCTGGACGGCAAGCTCGACAAGGAGTTTCCGCTGGTGGTGTGGCAGACCGGCTCGGGCACCCAAAGCAACATGAACGTGAACGAGGTGGTGGCCTACCGCGGCCACGTACTGCAGGGCGGCAGCCTCTCCGACGAGAAGAAAGTGCTGGCTCCCAACGACGACGTGAACAAGTCGCAGTCGAGCAACGACACGTTCCCGACGGCCATGCACATTGCGGCCTACAAAATCCTGGTGGAAACCACCATTCCCGGCATCGAGAAGCTGCGCGATACGCTGAAGCAGAAGTCGGAGCAGTTCATGCACATCGTCAAAATCGGCCGCACCCATCTGATGGATGCTACCCCGCTGACGGTGGGCCAGGAGTTCAGCGGCTACGTGTCGCAGCTCGACCACGGCCTGCGCGCCATCAAGAACACGTTGGCGCACCTCTCGGAGCTGGCGCTGGGCGGCACCGCCGTAGGCACCGGCATCAACACGCCCGCCGGCTACTCAGAGAACGTGGCCAAGCACATTGCCGACCTCACCGGTCTGCCCTTCATCACCGCTGAAAACAAGTTTGAAGCTCTGGCCGCCCACGACGCCATCGTGGAAGCCCACGGCGCGCTGAAAACGGTGGCCGCCTCGCTGATGAAAATCGGCAACGATATTCGCCTGCTGGCCTCGGGCCCGCGCGCCGGCATCGGCGAGCTGCACATTCCCGACAACGAGCCCGGCTCCAGCATCATGCCCGGCAAGGTGAACCCCACCCAGTGCGAGGCCATGACGATGGTAGCCGCCCAGGTGATGGGCAACGACGTGGCCATCAACATCGGCGGCATGAACGGCCACTTCGAGCTGAACGTGTTCAAGCCCGTGATGATCTACAACTTCCTGCACTCGGCCCGCCTCATCGGCGACGTGTGCGTGTCGTTCAACGACAAATGCGCCGTGGGTATCGAGCCCCTGGAAGCCAACATCAAGAAGCACGTTGATTCGTCGCTGATGCTGGTAACGGCCCTCAACCCCCACATCGGCTACTACAAAGCCGCCGAAATTGCCCAGACGGCCCACAAAAACGGCTCGACCCTGAAGGAAACCGCCCTCCAACTCGGCTACCTCACCGAGGAGCAGTTCAACGAGTGGCTCAAGCCCGAAGATATGGTAGGCGAAATCAAGAAGTAG
- a CDS encoding TonB family protein → MPRPNPTSAPSAPAGAHLPVEQLRRYVAGQLPPAEEHAVEAHTLDCAVCADMLEGLELQPAAAHEASLAALRQRLHTRVAELAPEAAPESAVVPLWAWRPLAAAAVLLISLSVVGWLAVSRFSSAPNIAARTAPKAAARQPTGAPATVQPAEPAAAASDVAVVIPPAAPASPLRRPPAAPMRQRAIVVSDAEVPAPAADLASGSQVSGLGSMMDVAAVAAPDTVESKSVAAAAAPAAAKAKMARVAGVSVTAAPVAPPATRTVQGRITDTSGQPLPGATVLVAGTQTATSTNADGAFSLQVPAAAPQLAVSSVGYVAQTRTLRPSDSTLALALAPDSRQLSEVVVVRREAPPLLPSIGATPAGGYPALRKYLRDSLDYPQKALDERLEGTVRLQFMVGTDGKLSDFKVLRKVSPECDEEAIRLLQAGPAWFPAVQSNRRVARKVVVDVPFKIVQR, encoded by the coding sequence ATGCCTCGCCCTAACCCAACCTCCGCACCCTCTGCCCCGGCCGGCGCCCACCTGCCGGTGGAGCAGCTGCGCCGGTACGTGGCCGGGCAGCTGCCGCCGGCCGAGGAGCACGCCGTGGAAGCCCACACGCTGGATTGCGCCGTGTGCGCCGATATGCTGGAAGGCCTGGAGCTGCAGCCCGCCGCCGCCCACGAGGCCAGCCTGGCCGCGCTACGCCAGCGCCTGCACACCCGCGTAGCCGAGCTGGCCCCTGAAGCTGCCCCCGAATCCGCCGTAGTTCCTCTGTGGGCGTGGCGGCCGCTGGCGGCAGCGGCCGTGCTGCTGATTTCGTTGAGCGTGGTGGGCTGGCTGGCAGTCAGTCGGTTCAGCAGCGCGCCCAACATAGCGGCCCGCACAGCCCCGAAAGCCGCCGCCCGCCAACCCACCGGCGCGCCTGCCACCGTGCAGCCCGCCGAGCCGGCGGCCGCCGCTTCTGATGTGGCAGTTGTAATCCCGCCTGCTGCGCCGGCCTCGCCGCTGCGGCGGCCACCGGCAGCGCCAATGCGGCAGCGGGCAATAGTAGTGTCTGATGCCGAAGTGCCCGCTCCGGCGGCTGATCTTGCGTCCGGCAGTCAGGTTTCTGGCCTGGGCAGCATGATGGACGTGGCTGCCGTGGCCGCGCCGGATACTGTGGAAAGTAAGTCGGTGGCGGCGGCCGCGGCTCCGGCAGCAGCCAAAGCTAAAATGGCCCGCGTAGCCGGCGTTTCGGTAACGGCCGCGCCGGTGGCTCCGCCGGCTACCCGCACCGTGCAGGGCCGCATTACGGATACGAGCGGCCAGCCACTGCCCGGTGCCACCGTGCTGGTAGCTGGCACCCAGACTGCCACCAGCACCAACGCCGACGGGGCGTTTTCGCTGCAGGTGCCGGCCGCGGCCCCACAGCTGGCGGTCAGCTCCGTCGGCTACGTCGCCCAGACCCGCACCCTGCGTCCCTCCGACTCCACGCTGGCCCTGGCGCTGGCGCCGGATAGCCGGCAGCTGAGCGAGGTGGTAGTGGTGCGTCGCGAGGCACCGCCGCTGCTGCCCAGCATCGGCGCCACCCCGGCCGGCGGCTACCCCGCCCTGCGCAAGTACCTGCGCGACAGCCTCGACTACCCGCAAAAAGCCCTGGACGAACGGCTGGAAGGCACCGTGCGCCTGCAGTTCATGGTAGGCACCGATGGCAAGCTGAGCGACTTTAAGGTGCTGCGCAAAGTGTCGCCGGAGTGCGATGAAGAAGCCATCCGGCTGCTGCAGGCGGGCCCGGCTTGGTTTCCGGCCGTGCAAAGCAACCGCCGCGTAGCCCGCAAAGTCGTGGTTGACGTGCCGTTCAAGATTGTGCAGCGGTAG
- a CDS encoding DUF6252 family protein, giving the protein MRKLFLYAALLLLSQCSKCKDNDPSPEARLPPVTQTGANTFGCLVNGEAWTPQGNDGTANYTVSYDLFPSGGIINISTYRIYGQGANDFQTISVWAKGIQGVGTFYFANSSSAAAGFLNRKTNCYWSSTDSAVTYRRGNLTITRLDLQAGIVSGTFDFTLYKPGCDSIRVTQGRFDKKL; this is encoded by the coding sequence ATGCGCAAACTATTCCTCTACGCGGCCCTGCTGCTGCTCTCGCAATGCTCCAAGTGCAAGGACAACGACCCTTCGCCCGAAGCCCGGCTACCACCCGTCACCCAAACCGGCGCCAACACCTTCGGCTGCCTTGTGAATGGGGAAGCTTGGACACCACAGGGGAACGATGGTACAGCTAATTACACAGTGTCGTATGACCTATTCCCGAGTGGGGGGATAATAAATATTAGCACGTACAGGATATACGGACAGGGCGCTAATGATTTCCAAACGATTTCTGTCTGGGCAAAAGGAATACAGGGTGTCGGCACTTTCTACTTTGCAAACTCATCAAGTGCCGCCGCAGGCTTTTTAAACCGGAAGACCAACTGTTATTGGAGCAGTACAGATTCTGCAGTTACCTATCGACGCGGCAATCTGACTATCACCCGGCTAGATCTGCAGGCCGGTATCGTCTCCGGTACGTTCGACTTCACGCTCTACAAACCCGGCTGCGACTCCATCCGCGTCACGCAAGGCCGCTTCGATAAGAAGCTGTAA
- a CDS encoding DUF7948 domain-containing protein produces the protein MSLLSRRVPQALALLATLAGPSAYAGSGLHFVENRKQWADPVKFRAEIPGGSVYLTCSGFVYDWHSAADLRRAHDALETTSRASKPAPAVPVRGHAVFVDFVDAAPTGAPVGREQEKTYHNYFFGNDPARWASNVALFGEVRYSGLYPGTDLRVYGTEPGGLKYDFEVQPGGHPEAIALRYRGTDGLQVQPDGTLLVHTSVTDVVEQRPYAYQLVQGQRRAVPCRYRLSGNLLHYEFPQGYDPATTLVIDPAVVACTYSGGAGETWGAASGYDAAGNIYSAGFAQTPGFPVTPGAYQNAYQGGTEVAISKFSPTGSQLLYATYLGGAGVDEVRALRTSATGDLYVLTQTSSSNFPVTAGCYDPSANGNVDLAITRFNATGTSLLGSTYLGGLYSDYGTELALTSTGVVVTGNTTSDNFPTTAGAYDRTLSGQDVLVASLSQSLTTLQWSTFLGGSVGNAETANSLQVETNGNILVAGATNAPDFPVTPGALRTTYAAPGDGFVARLQADGRALLASTFIGSLLGIDQVQKLGLDAEGNVVVCGTAGGVGVLEATPGALALAGNVFVAKLNKALTSQFFLAKPVNFSFSQPTALGVDACGNIHLAGFDGGGQPLLNPLPGTGTTGGVYLTTLSAAGNARLFGSYFGPSVQHAHGPAHRFDAQGKLYHSICTTSSFITTVSAYSPIRRSSGFDMLTFKIDQASSASTLVQATVAAVDSVCAPATVTFANTSTGSSSFLWNFADGTAPSTDKNPVHLFQNPGTYRVRLVALGTGTGCSRNDTTYVTVRVKSRPTVTLPRNQVLCPGGSLTLTAAASPGTTYRWNTGATTAGIRITQPGKYVVTVSNGSCTTRDSTVVLQPALARLPADTTGCVSGGVRLRAQAAPGSTYLWSTQATTPEIVATTSGRYTVRVTQGGCTEEKTVTVNLRRPILPPNVITPNGDGDNDFFKPDQDVLEPGTRLRLYNRWGRQVYATDNYRNDWNAAEQPAGVYYYTLENELFCTPASKGWVEVVK, from the coding sequence ATGTCACTACTATCCCGCCGGGTGCCGCAGGCCCTGGCGTTGCTGGCCACCTTGGCCGGCCCCTCCGCCTATGCCGGCTCTGGCCTGCACTTTGTCGAAAACCGGAAGCAATGGGCAGACCCGGTGAAGTTTCGGGCCGAAATACCGGGTGGCAGCGTCTACCTGACCTGTAGCGGCTTCGTCTACGACTGGCACAGCGCCGCCGACCTGCGCCGGGCCCACGACGCCCTCGAAACGACCAGCCGCGCGTCCAAGCCGGCTCCGGCCGTGCCTGTCCGCGGGCACGCGGTGTTCGTTGATTTTGTGGATGCCGCGCCCACTGGGGCGCCAGTGGGCCGGGAGCAGGAAAAAACCTACCACAACTACTTCTTCGGCAACGACCCGGCGCGCTGGGCCAGCAACGTGGCGTTGTTCGGGGAGGTGCGCTACTCCGGCCTCTACCCCGGCACCGACCTGCGCGTGTACGGCACCGAGCCGGGCGGCCTGAAGTACGATTTTGAGGTGCAGCCCGGCGGCCACCCCGAAGCCATTGCCCTGCGCTACCGCGGCACCGACGGCCTGCAGGTGCAGCCCGACGGCACGCTGCTGGTGCACACCTCCGTGACAGATGTGGTGGAGCAGCGCCCCTACGCCTATCAGCTCGTGCAGGGGCAGCGCCGCGCGGTGCCCTGCCGCTACCGCCTCAGCGGCAACCTGCTGCACTACGAGTTTCCGCAGGGCTACGACCCCGCCACAACCCTGGTGATTGACCCGGCGGTGGTGGCCTGCACCTACTCGGGCGGCGCCGGCGAAACCTGGGGCGCGGCCAGCGGCTACGATGCCGCCGGCAACATCTATTCCGCCGGCTTCGCGCAGACTCCGGGCTTTCCCGTGACGCCGGGCGCCTACCAGAATGCCTATCAGGGGGGCACGGAAGTAGCCATCAGCAAGTTCAGCCCTACCGGCTCGCAGCTGCTGTATGCCACCTACCTGGGCGGCGCCGGGGTGGATGAAGTGCGGGCCCTGCGCACCTCGGCAACGGGCGACCTGTACGTTCTCACCCAGACCTCGTCCAGCAACTTCCCGGTGACAGCCGGCTGCTACGACCCCTCGGCCAACGGCAATGTCGATCTGGCCATTACACGCTTCAATGCTACCGGCACGTCGCTGCTGGGGTCCACGTATCTGGGCGGCCTCTACTCTGATTACGGCACCGAATTGGCCTTGACCAGTACCGGAGTAGTCGTGACCGGCAACACCACTTCCGACAACTTCCCGACCACCGCCGGGGCCTACGACCGGACGCTGAGCGGCCAGGACGTGCTGGTAGCCAGCCTCAGCCAGTCGCTGACGACGCTGCAGTGGAGCACGTTTCTGGGCGGCAGCGTTGGCAATGCCGAAACGGCCAACAGCCTGCAGGTGGAAACCAACGGCAACATCCTGGTGGCCGGCGCTACCAATGCCCCCGACTTTCCGGTAACGCCCGGCGCGCTGCGCACCACCTACGCCGCTCCCGGCGACGGGTTTGTGGCGCGTCTGCAGGCCGATGGCCGTGCGCTGCTGGCTTCCACGTTTATAGGCTCCCTGCTTGGCATCGACCAGGTACAAAAGCTGGGGCTCGACGCGGAGGGCAACGTGGTGGTGTGCGGCACCGCCGGCGGTGTCGGTGTCCTGGAAGCCACGCCCGGCGCGCTGGCGTTGGCGGGCAACGTGTTTGTTGCCAAGCTCAACAAGGCCCTGACCAGCCAGTTCTTTCTGGCCAAGCCGGTTAACTTCTCCTTCTCCCAGCCTACTGCGCTGGGCGTGGATGCCTGCGGCAATATCCATCTGGCGGGCTTTGATGGGGGCGGGCAGCCGCTGCTGAACCCGCTGCCGGGCACCGGCACCACGGGCGGCGTATATCTGACCACCCTCAGCGCGGCCGGCAACGCCCGACTGTTTGGCTCGTATTTCGGCCCGTCGGTGCAGCACGCGCATGGCCCCGCGCACCGCTTCGATGCGCAGGGGAAGCTCTACCACAGCATCTGTACCACAAGCAGCTTTATTACTACTGTTTCGGCCTACTCTCCCATCCGCCGCAGCTCCGGGTTCGATATGCTGACGTTCAAGATAGACCAGGCCAGTAGCGCCAGTACCCTGGTGCAGGCCACCGTGGCCGCCGTCGACTCTGTCTGCGCGCCGGCTACGGTCACGTTTGCCAACACCTCGACTGGCAGCAGCAGCTTCCTCTGGAATTTCGCCGACGGCACGGCCCCTAGCACCGACAAGAACCCGGTGCACCTGTTCCAGAACCCCGGCACCTACCGGGTGCGGCTGGTGGCGCTGGGCACCGGCACGGGCTGCTCGCGCAACGATACCACCTACGTGACGGTGCGTGTGAAAAGCCGCCCAACGGTGACGCTGCCCCGCAACCAGGTGCTGTGCCCCGGCGGCTCGCTCACGCTGACGGCCGCCGCCAGCCCCGGCACTACTTACCGCTGGAACACCGGCGCCACCACCGCCGGCATCCGCATCACGCAGCCCGGCAAATATGTCGTGACGGTCAGCAACGGCAGCTGCACCACCCGCGACAGTACCGTGGTGCTGCAGCCGGCTCTGGCGAGGCTGCCGGCTGACACCACGGGCTGCGTAAGCGGCGGCGTGCGGCTGCGGGCGCAGGCCGCGCCCGGCAGCACCTACCTCTGGTCGACGCAGGCTACTACGCCGGAGATTGTGGCCACCACCTCGGGCCGCTACACGGTGCGCGTCACGCAGGGCGGCTGCACCGAGGAAAAAACCGTGACCGTGAACCTGCGGCGCCCCATTCTGCCGCCCAACGTCATCACGCCCAACGGCGACGGCGACAACGACTTCTTCAAGCCCGACCAGGATGTGCTGGAGCCCGGCACCCGCCTGCGCCTCTACAACCGCTGGGGCCGCCAGGTATACGCCACCGACAACTACCGCAACGACTGGAACGCCGCCGAGCAGCCGGCCGGCGTCTACTACTACACGCTGGAAAACGAGCTGTTCTGCACGCCGGCCAGCAAAGGCTGGGTGGAAGTGGTGAAGTAG
- a CDS encoding RNA polymerase sigma factor, which translates to MLFRRRPVAAAELSDADLLRRYHAQGEVADLGVLYERHMSGVLAIARRYLRDEADAQDAVMQLFEQLVPKLRQHTVENFPPWLHATARNHCLMVLRARQRAGPALVHFSDEAGMESVAARHLTADDPADAELHEQHLQQLEHTLAELPPGQRQCLELFYLEKKSYREVAALTGFDLNAVKSHLQNGKRNLRRLLQASASDASP; encoded by the coding sequence ATGTTGTTTCGTCGTCGTCCTGTTGCTGCTGCCGAGCTGTCCGATGCGGACTTGCTGCGGCGCTACCACGCCCAGGGCGAGGTGGCCGACCTGGGCGTGCTCTACGAGCGGCATATGAGCGGCGTGCTGGCCATTGCCCGCCGCTACCTCCGCGACGAAGCCGATGCCCAGGATGCCGTGATGCAGCTATTCGAGCAGCTAGTGCCCAAGCTGCGGCAGCACACCGTGGAGAACTTCCCGCCCTGGCTGCACGCCACGGCCCGCAACCACTGCCTGATGGTGCTGCGGGCCCGCCAACGGGCCGGCCCCGCGCTGGTGCACTTTTCCGACGAGGCCGGTATGGAATCGGTAGCGGCCCGGCATCTGACCGCCGACGACCCCGCCGACGCCGAGCTGCACGAGCAGCACCTGCAGCAGCTGGAACACACCCTCGCCGAACTGCCCCCCGGTCAGCGCCAGTGCCTGGAGCTGTTTTACCTTGAAAAGAAAAGCTACCGCGAAGTGGCGGCCCTCACCGGCTTCGACCTCAACGCCGTAAAAAGCCACCTCCAAAACGGCAAGCGCAACCTGCGCCGCCTCCTGCAAGCCTCCGCCTCCGATGCCTCGCCCTAA
- a CDS encoding GNAT family N-acetyltransferase — protein MDFAKDIVLENHRVLLRPLQTADFEALRPVAATPELWAYTLTRADDPISLAAYLTEAVRGREQQRRYPFLIVDKQTGRAAGSTSYYNLDEADARLSIGYTWVGQEFQRTGLNRAAKHLLLHYAFEVLGCERVELETDSRNHKSQNAMRRMGATEEGTLRSHRRTQGGIRRDTVIFSIIRPEWEQLRRTVFGAFDAVARG, from the coding sequence ATGGATTTCGCCAAGGATATCGTTCTGGAAAACCACCGCGTCCTGCTGCGCCCGCTGCAAACGGCCGACTTCGAGGCCCTGCGCCCCGTGGCGGCTACACCGGAGCTGTGGGCCTACACCCTCACCCGCGCCGACGACCCAATCAGCCTGGCCGCGTATCTGACCGAGGCCGTGCGGGGCCGGGAGCAGCAGCGCCGCTACCCGTTTCTTATCGTGGACAAGCAGACCGGCCGTGCAGCCGGCAGCACCAGCTACTACAACCTGGATGAGGCTGACGCCCGGCTGAGCATTGGCTACACCTGGGTGGGGCAGGAGTTTCAGCGCACGGGCCTCAACCGCGCCGCCAAACACCTACTGCTGCACTATGCCTTCGAGGTGCTGGGCTGTGAGCGGGTGGAGCTGGAAACCGACTCGCGCAACCATAAGTCGCAGAACGCCATGCGCCGCATGGGGGCCACCGAGGAAGGGACGCTGCGCAGCCACCGCCGCACCCAAGGCGGCATCCGCCGAGACACGGTCATCTTCAGCATCATCCGGCCCGAGTGGGAGCAGCTGCGCCGGACGGTATTCGGCGCCTTCGACGCGGTGGCCCGTGGCTAG
- a CDS encoding T9SS type A sorting domain-containing protein, with protein MKPFYSLLALGLAAGPLAAQGLTNNGAVLTVPAGATLYVPGALNNQAGSTLSNAGTVLVGGNLTNAGTLTSAGLVRAVGTANQSLTSGGASLAQLEIANTGPAGQNVVSVPADLTITQQLTLTSGMVQTATTATVLLPNTASVSGEAPGRYVQGNLQVTRTGVNSTTNFGNGATLNPGNNLGTVTVKRTAGLLLPNVSYGQNTAAPAFKGIDRIWTITSGNNPNSAVAVTLDWLPENDNSLSSFAAMQAWQAATPSSWQKAGAQAAATTTPSSRSFSFSTTVLGLLTVSNSANPLPVELVEFTAERQGEDGLLRWTTASETNNARFEVEASADGRTFSRIGQVDGRGTTSQRSDYRFLDRNLARYQASPVYYRLRQVDQDGTTTTSPVRTVQVPGATPKLLAEAFPNPHRNGKLTLRVQAPEAGTITVRVHEATGRLLWQETRPVQAGWNEQALPRAAELPQGLYLLSVGQARQQQIVKLVRE; from the coding sequence ATGAAGCCTTTCTACTCTCTTCTGGCCCTGGGTTTGGCGGCCGGCCCGCTGGCGGCCCAGGGCCTGACCAACAACGGCGCTGTCCTGACGGTGCCGGCCGGCGCGACGCTCTACGTGCCAGGCGCTCTGAACAACCAGGCGGGCAGCACGCTCAGCAATGCCGGTACCGTGCTGGTCGGCGGCAATCTGACCAACGCTGGCACGCTCACGTCGGCAGGGTTGGTGCGGGCGGTGGGCACCGCCAACCAGAGCCTGACCTCCGGCGGCGCCAGCCTCGCGCAGCTGGAAATAGCCAACACCGGCCCGGCGGGCCAGAACGTGGTGAGCGTTCCGGCCGACCTGACCATCACGCAGCAGCTCACGCTCACTAGTGGTATGGTGCAGACGGCCACCACCGCTACGGTGCTGCTGCCCAACACAGCCTCCGTGAGCGGGGAAGCGCCGGGCCGCTACGTGCAGGGCAACCTGCAGGTGACGCGCACCGGCGTAAACAGCACCACCAACTTCGGCAACGGCGCCACGCTCAACCCCGGCAACAACCTGGGTACCGTAACGGTGAAGCGCACCGCGGGCCTGCTGCTGCCCAACGTGAGCTACGGCCAGAATACGGCGGCTCCCGCCTTTAAAGGCATCGACCGGATCTGGACCATCACCAGCGGCAACAACCCCAACTCGGCCGTGGCCGTGACCCTGGACTGGCTGCCCGAGAACGACAACAGCCTGAGCAGCTTCGCGGCGATGCAGGCGTGGCAGGCTGCTACGCCTTCGTCCTGGCAGAAAGCCGGGGCGCAGGCGGCCGCCACCACTACGCCCAGCAGCCGCAGCTTCTCGTTCAGCACCACCGTGCTGGGCCTGCTCACGGTCAGCAACTCGGCCAATCCGCTGCCGGTAGAGCTGGTAGAGTTCACGGCTGAGCGCCAGGGCGAAGACGGCCTGTTGCGCTGGACTACGGCCTCGGAAACAAACAACGCCCGCTTTGAGGTGGAAGCCAGCGCCGACGGGCGCACGTTCAGCCGTATCGGGCAGGTGGATGGCCGCGGCACCACCAGCCAGCGCTCCGACTACCGTTTCCTCGACCGGAATCTGGCCCGCTATCAGGCCAGCCCCGTGTACTACCGTCTGCGTCAGGTAGACCAGGATGGCACCACCACCACTTCGCCCGTCCGGACGGTGCAGGTGCCCGGCGCCACGCCTAAGCTGCTGGCCGAGGCTTTCCCCAACCCACACCGCAACGGCAAGCTCACGCTGCGCGTGCAGGCCCCGGAGGCTGGTACCATCACGGTGCGCGTGCACGAGGCCACCGGCCGCCTGCTGTGGCAGGAAACCCGGCCAGTGCAAGCCGGCTGGAACGAGCAGGCGCTGCCCCGCGCTGCCGAGCTACCCCAGGGCTTGTATCTGCTATCGGTGGGCCAGGCCCGGCAGCAGCAGATTGTAAAGCTGGTGCGCGAGTAG
- a CDS encoding phage tail protein, with protein MRILATPAGIVPASSLPAAEPERRGWLKRLGALLGGGLLAGTAAAGTRGTASVQSADPFIGEIMLFAGNFPPRGYAFCEGQLLSISQYTALFSILGTTYGGNGIQNFGLPDLRGRFPMHAGASTGPGLSPHALGEKAGAESVTLLSSQMPAHTHQMVATTASGTSASPDGAFLANDGRGGTQYATGTAGATLAPQSIGVAGASQPHSIMPPYLGINFCIALEGVFPPRN; from the coding sequence ATGCGAATTCTCGCTACTCCTGCCGGCATTGTACCGGCCTCTTCTCTTCCTGCTGCTGAGCCCGAGCGCCGTGGCTGGCTCAAGCGCCTGGGCGCCCTGCTGGGCGGCGGCCTGCTGGCTGGCACTGCAGCCGCCGGCACCCGTGGTACGGCCTCGGTGCAAAGCGCAGATCCTTTTATTGGTGAAATCATGCTGTTTGCCGGCAACTTTCCACCCAGAGGATACGCGTTTTGCGAAGGTCAGCTCTTGTCTATTTCGCAGTATACCGCCCTGTTCTCTATCCTCGGAACGACATACGGCGGAAATGGTATTCAGAATTTTGGCCTACCAGACCTGCGCGGCCGTTTTCCTATGCACGCCGGCGCGTCAACAGGGCCAGGACTCAGCCCGCACGCGCTGGGTGAGAAAGCTGGCGCCGAAAGCGTAACGCTGCTTTCCAGCCAGATGCCGGCCCACACCCATCAGATGGTAGCTACCACCGCCTCTGGCACCTCGGCCTCTCCCGATGGAGCTTTCCTGGCTAACGATGGGCGCGGCGGCACGCAATACGCAACCGGCACCGCTGGCGCCACGCTGGCTCCGCAGAGCATCGGGGTAGCCGGGGCGAGCCAGCCCCACTCTATCATGCCGCCGTATTTGGGCATCAACTTCTGCATTGCGCTGGAAGGGGTTTTTCCGCCTCGGAACTAA